In Schistocerca serialis cubense isolate TAMUIC-IGC-003099 chromosome 3, iqSchSeri2.2, whole genome shotgun sequence, the following proteins share a genomic window:
- the LOC126471000 gene encoding uncharacterized protein LOC126471000 produces MIIALPSPNENTFKRVEQDFWRKWNTPNCMDSMDGKHVLIKEPKNSRLYVNYKFIVVDMDSNGKERDSRIFQKFEMGKKIAKNNFNFPVSKCLPNSDIFMEHFIPGDEAFALSN; encoded by the exons atGATAATAGCTCTGCCCTcgccaaatgaaaatacttttaagcGCGTTGAACAAGATTTCTGGCGGAAATGGAATACACCAAACTGTATGGATAGTATGGATGGCAAACATGTGCTCATAAAAGAACCAAAAAACAGCAgat TGTACGTCAATTACAAATTCATTGTTGTAGATATGGACTCTAATGGCAAAGAACGTGACAGCCGTATTTTCCAAAAATTCGAGATGGGGAAAAAGATTGCCAAGAACAACTTTAATTTCCCTGTATCTAAATGCCTTCCAAACAGTGATATTTTTATGGAGCACTTCATACCAGGTGATGAAGCATTTGCACTGAGTAATTAA